The Bdellovibrio bacteriovorus DNA segment ATGAAAACGGCACTCTTTATATCAACGACAAACCAGTTGATAAAAAAGTTCCGGCGAACATGGACGACTTCAACTGGCTGCGCGATGCGGATTTCCAACGTGACGGAAATATCAACGACAGCAAAGAAAACTACGTCGAGTTCACCGAAGATCTTCCAGGTGGAAAAAACCACGCGATTCTTCTTCGCAAAGGTGACATTTATGAAACTTTCGGACCGGTGACGGTGCCGCCTGATCACTTATTTGTGATGGGTGACAACCGTATGAATTCTTCGGATGGTCGCGTTTGGGGTTTCTTACCTAAGCAGAATATTTTGGGTCGTGCGATGTTCGTATGGCTTTCTTGTGAAGAGACGATTCCGGCATTGCCATTCCTGTGCAATCCTTTGACGATCCGCTGGGGACGTTTCTTCCATCCTGTTAATTAGTTGATGAATAAAAACGGCGAAACACGCAATTTAAAAGGAACGTGGAATCAAGCGATTCTAACGTTCCTTTTTCCTATTTTGCTGGTGATGGGACTTCGTTGGGCTTTGATTGAGCCCTTTGTGATTCCGTCTGGAAGTATGATTCCCAATCTTTTAGTGCATGATCATATCCTGGTAAAAAAACTTGCCTATGGATTGCACGTTCCGTTTAGCAACGAGTGGCTTTTGCAATGGGATCAGCCGAAGCGTGGTGATATCGTTGTTTTTAAGTATCCTGAAAATCCTGATGTTTATTATATCAAGCGGCTTATTGGTCTTCCCGGCGACAACGTCGAGGTGCAAAGTGGCCGAATCACTCTGAATGGTGAAAAGCTACCGTTAAGCTCATTTGAGGATCCTCAAGGCGAAAACGGTTTTCACTATTTTCAAGAAACTCTCGACGGCCAAAAACACATCGTTCGTTTTCTTTACGAAGAAAACACCGGTGAAGTCCAAGTTTTCAAAGTGCCCGAAAATCAGTACTTCTTTATGGGAGACAACCGCGATCAATCCAGTGACTCGCGTTTTTGGGGCTTTGTTAAAAATGACTACATCGTCGGAAAAGCTTGGATGATCTGGCTTTCCTGCAACAGCACTTTGCCGACAATGACATTCGTCTGTGATCCCTCACAGATTCGTTTCAATCGCCTTTTCCAAAAACTCCAATAAAAAACCTTTTCGCACCACTTCGGATTAGGTAGCATTTAGGCATGAATCGTTGGCGTGAGTATTTGACCACATTAATTCTTGCAGTCGTTTGTGCCCTGGTTGTGCGCAATTTTTTGGTCACGGCTTACAAAGTGCCAACGGGTTCCATGCAGCCCACTTTAAAGCCAGGCGATTTTATTTTTTCTTCGCGCATTTCTTATGGCTTTCCGATCCCTTTTTCACAACAACGATGGGGAGCCACTTTGCCCGAACGCGGGGACTTAGTGGTTTTTAATTATCCCAATCAACCTGGCGTTACTTATGTGAAACGAGTTGTAGGATTGCCGGGAGACCGCGTTCAAATCGTCAAAGGGCGTTTGGTTTTGAATGATGAAGCTTTGAAATACGAAAAAGCTCAGGAAGTTCCCGGCGACAATCCCAATCCAGAGCTTTTTGATATCTATGAAGAAATCACTCCTGAAAAAACCTGGAAAGTGATTTTCCAAAAACAACCGGAAGAAAAAGATTTCGGCCCCCTGGTTGTGCCTCCGGGAGAAGTCTTTTTATTGGGCGACAATCGTGACGCAAGTGACGACTCGCGCTATTGGGGAACAGTTCCGATGCCTCAAGTGATCGGCCGAGTCGTGTTTATTTGGCTCTCGCTGGATTGGCAACGCAAATGGGGCGGTGATCGTTATCCTTCAGTGCGTTGGCAAAGAGTTTTTTCCACGGTGTATTGACATCTATTTGGCCGGGCCATAGGCTTGGGTTCTAGATGTCATCTAGAAACAATAAATCCATTCTTGATCTTCGTTCCCTTGAAAAAACAAAAATCGACTTTCTATTCTCTGTGGCGGACAAGATTGCTGCCTTTGACAAGGCGTTGACCTTTGAGGGCTTCGGAAAATCCGGAGCCCTTTTGTTTTTTGAGGCGAGCACTCGCACAAGAATGAGTTTTGAAACCGCTTGCGCTCGTTGGGGGATTTATCCTCTTCGTCTTGATGGAAAATCGGGCACTAGCTTAGAAAAAGGCGAGACTTACGAAGACACGGTTTTGAATGTGGACGCGATGAAGCCGTCATTCTTAGTGATTCGTTGCGGAGACGATTTAGATTTAGAAGACCTCGCAAAAAAAGTTCAAGCGCCCATCCTGAATGCGGGTTGGGGAAAGAAAGGTCATCCGACGCAAGCTCTGTTGGATGCCTACACTATCCGTAAGCATTTAGGAACTTGCCAGGGGCAAAAGGTCTTAATCGTCGGTGATGTTCGTCACAGTCGTGTGGCTTCCTCGCATTTTGAACTGGCTGAAAAACTGGGTTACGAAGTGGCTTTGTGTGGCCCCTCTGAATTCTTACCGGAAAATCCAAAATGCAAGGTATTCTCTTCCTTGAAGGAAGGGCTTTCTTGGGCGACGGTGGCGATGGCGTTACGTGTGCAGCTTGAACGTCATTCAGCAAAATATTCTTTATCTGATTATCGCGATCAATATGGGTTTACTTCGAAGAATTTGCAGTCATTGTCTGCGAAGGCTTTGATCATGCATCCAGGTCCGATCAATCAGGGGACTGAACTTGACAGCGAAGTTTTGCAAGATCCTCGCTGCCAAGTTTTGGATCAAGTTTCTAATGGAGTTTTAATTCGCCAAGCCATCGTGTATGCGACGGTCACGGAGGGGAAATAATGAAGGGTTATCTCGTACTTGAAAGTGGTGAAGTTTACGCAGGTCTTTGGCAAGGTGGTGAAAATCGCGCCGGAGAAGTTGTATTCAACACATCTCATTCTGGTTACGAAGAAATCGCAACGGATCCCTCCTACTTCACGCAAATCGTGGTGATGACAGCCCCCATGCAAGGTAATTACGGCGTTGAAGACGATGTCTGGGAGTCCAATCGCCTTTGGATCGAAGGTTTTATCTGCCTAGAGATTCAAGATACCGAGCGTGACCAGGCGTGGAAGAAGCGTCTGACTGAAAATAAAATTCCTCTCTTAACTGAAATTGATACCCGCAACTTGGTTCTGCGTTTACGCCAAGGTGGAACTCCTTGGGGAGCTCTTGTTCAGGCGACTTCTGAAACGGACGCTCGTCAAAAAGCGGAAGCTCTGATTGCAGAGAAAAAGAAAATGGACAAAGACTGGGTTTATCTCGCTTCTCGTAAAGAAGCAGAAACCCGTCGCGGCGACAACATGGTCGGTCCTCGTGTCGCAGTTCTTGATTTTGGCAGTAAAGAAAATATCCTTCGTGAATTGCAACAGCGTTGCTCGGAAATCCGCATTTTTAACAGCCGTTCCACGGTGCAAGAGATCATGGACTACAATCCAGACGGAATCATGCTCACGAACGGTCCCGGCGATCCGGCGGACGTGAAAATGGCAGCGGGAACTATTCGTGAACTGATCGGCGTCAAACCG contains these protein-coding regions:
- the lepB gene encoding signal peptidase I, producing MNRWREYLTTLILAVVCALVVRNFLVTAYKVPTGSMQPTLKPGDFIFSSRISYGFPIPFSQQRWGATLPERGDLVVFNYPNQPGVTYVKRVVGLPGDRVQIVKGRLVLNDEALKYEKAQEVPGDNPNPELFDIYEEITPEKTWKVIFQKQPEEKDFGPLVVPPGEVFLLGDNRDASDDSRYWGTVPMPQVIGRVVFIWLSLDWQRKWGGDRYPSVRWQRVFSTVY
- a CDS encoding aspartate carbamoyltransferase catalytic subunit, with translation MSSRNNKSILDLRSLEKTKIDFLFSVADKIAAFDKALTFEGFGKSGALLFFEASTRTRMSFETACARWGIYPLRLDGKSGTSLEKGETYEDTVLNVDAMKPSFLVIRCGDDLDLEDLAKKVQAPILNAGWGKKGHPTQALLDAYTIRKHLGTCQGQKVLIVGDVRHSRVASSHFELAEKLGYEVALCGPSEFLPENPKCKVFSSLKEGLSWATVAMALRVQLERHSAKYSLSDYRDQYGFTSKNLQSLSAKALIMHPGPINQGTELDSEVLQDPRCQVLDQVSNGVLIRQAIVYATVTEGK
- the carA gene encoding glutamine-hydrolyzing carbamoyl-phosphate synthase small subunit, with the translated sequence MKGYLVLESGEVYAGLWQGGENRAGEVVFNTSHSGYEEIATDPSYFTQIVVMTAPMQGNYGVEDDVWESNRLWIEGFICLEIQDTERDQAWKKRLTENKIPLLTEIDTRNLVLRLRQGGTPWGALVQATSETDARQKAEALIAEKKKMDKDWVYLASRKEAETRRGDNMVGPRVAVLDFGSKENILRELQQRCSEIRIFNSRSTVQEIMDYNPDGIMLTNGPGDPADVKMAAGTIRELIGVKPIFGICMGHQVLGLALGAKTYKLKFGHRGSNHPIRDTLLNQIYMSSQNHGYAVEASSLPADAQVTHTNLNDGTVAGFYSEKNKYLGIQYHPESCPGPHEASGLFSFFIERMI
- the lepB gene encoding signal peptidase I, producing MNKNGETRNLKGTWNQAILTFLFPILLVMGLRWALIEPFVIPSGSMIPNLLVHDHILVKKLAYGLHVPFSNEWLLQWDQPKRGDIVVFKYPENPDVYYIKRLIGLPGDNVEVQSGRITLNGEKLPLSSFEDPQGENGFHYFQETLDGQKHIVRFLYEENTGEVQVFKVPENQYFFMGDNRDQSSDSRFWGFVKNDYIVGKAWMIWLSCNSTLPTMTFVCDPSQIRFNRLFQKLQ
- the lepB gene encoding signal peptidase I translates to MTNNKNGWNWRTKYFWTEGWGSLFLAVFIALFIRWGFIEAYVIPSGSMLPSLLIHDHIFVNKLTYGLRVPFSENWLVKFNEPVRGEVIVFKYPKDMSTFFIKRIVGEPGDKIYYENGTLYINDKPVDKKVPANMDDFNWLRDADFQRDGNINDSKENYVEFTEDLPGGKNHAILLRKGDIYETFGPVTVPPDHLFVMGDNRMNSSDGRVWGFLPKQNILGRAMFVWLSCEETIPALPFLCNPLTIRWGRFFHPVN